From one Cydia strobilella chromosome 24, ilCydStro3.1, whole genome shotgun sequence genomic stretch:
- the LOC134752223 gene encoding uncharacterized protein LOC134752223, whose translation MYTNTMEDNILSVTAEFSLEKEEKVTETEEITGNREIHAKLTFTKEQENDLRQAFNLLDYNGEGKINAQDFRVAIKALGYEPTAEELQHMINGVDKGGSGKLSFENFQTLLMRKVMALDTDGDIMKSFRLFDIDDSGVISFENLKTVTEILGTYLTDEEIEEMMDDADKDYDGFVSVHEFMKMIKSSVDIVTP comes from the exons ATGTACACAAACACAATGGAGGACAACATACTTTCGGTCACTGCCGAGTTCTCGCTTGAGAAAGAGGAAAAAGTTACTGAAACAGAAGAAATCACTGGCAACCGTGAAATTCACGCCAAACTTACGTTTACGAAAGAACAG GAAAATGATTTGCGCCAGGCATTTAATCTGTTGGATTACAATGGAGAAGGGAAAATTAACGCTCAAGATTTTCGAGTCGCTATAAAAGCTCTTG GTTACGAACCAACGGCCGAGGAGCTGCAGCACATGATCAATGGCGTAGACAAGGGTGGCTCCGGAAAACTGAGCTTCGAGAATTTCCAGACGCTTCTCATGCGTAAAGTCATGGCGCTGGACACTGACGGGGACATCATGAAAAGTTTTCGTCTCTTTGACATCGATGACTCTG GGGTCATAAGTTTCGAGAATTTGAAGACGGTCACAGAGATTCTAGGCACATATCTTACGGATGAAGAAATTGAAGAGATGATGGACGATGCCGATAAAGATTACGATGGATTT GTCTCAGTGCACGAATTCATGAAGATGATAAAGAGCAGTGTTGATATTGTGACTCCTTGA
- the LOC134752368 gene encoding small nuclear ribonucleoprotein Sm D1: MKLVRFLMKLSHETVTIELKNGSVVHGTITGVDVAMNTHLKAVKVTLKNKEELQLETLSIRGNNIRYYLLPDSLPLETLLIDDAPRGRGKREGFPRGGGARGGRGRGRGGPRGGRGGRGGRGRGRR; encoded by the coding sequence aTGAAACTGGTTCGTTTTTTGATGAAACTCAGTCATGAAACAGTGACGATAGAACTGAAGAATGGCAGCGTTGTACACGGAACAATCACAGGCGTCGATGTCGCCATGAACACGCACTTAAAGGCTGTAAAAGTTACGCTTAAAAACAAAGAAGAACTGCAGTTGGAGACTTTGAGCATCCGCGGGAACAATATTAGGTACTACCTGTTGCCTGACAGTCTTCCTTTGGAGACCCTTCTCATTGATGATGCGCCGAGAGGCCGCGGCAAGCGTGAAGGTTTCCCGAGAGGCGGCGGGGCTCGCGGAGGCCGTGGCAGAGGCCGCGGAGGCCCAAGAGGCGGCCGAGGAGGCCGAGGTGGCAGAGGTCGCGGACGACGATAA
- the LOC134752229 gene encoding uncharacterized protein LOC134752229 translates to MDVDEPSLVERCENLMTAVVETRKQYGKKCIDYQHKTSRVANQLLQLRLDNIANYEKRKLPQFDIADMALNIEDIKAEMMEKQIRTENLCKRLNDTREVLLQVQNDNVTRKMQQPVTIQTLMKRAKTRHGGEM, encoded by the exons ATGG ACGTCGACGAGCCATCATTAGTGGAGAGATGCGAGAATTTAATGACTGCGGTCGTGGAGACTCGCAAACAGTATGGAAAGAAGTGCATTGACTACCAGCATAAAACTTCTCGCGTCGCAAACCAGTTACTTCAGCTAAGACTAGACAACATCGCGAATTACGAGAAACGGAAGCTCCCGCAGTTCGATATCGCCGATATGGCGCTGAACATCGAAGATATCAAGGCAGAGATGATGGAGAAGCAGATCAGGACCGAGAATTTGTGTAAAAGACTTAATGATACTCGGGAAGTGTTGTTGCAAGTGCAAAACGATAATGTTACGAGGAAAATGCAGCAGCCGGTAACGATACAGACGCTTATGAAGCGAGCTAAGACTAGACATGGTGGGGAAATGTAA
- the LOC134752295 gene encoding UDP-glucosyltransferase 2-like, producing MKLMIIAALALLSPALGYRILAIFAVPSKSHDHLGQGVVGALLKAGHEVTWATPYPKKEAQKGLTLIDVSETTEVIGHVDPLKMRHMSIGRLRDFGRNISIAAASNKAVQQALMEKYDAVVTEVFFSDLQAGFAAVLQVPWIVLSGTVFHAGVESMVADIGSSMALVPTMMSDYPIPMNLWQRMANTVIVGMMAAGRLWDISVSEKYYLEIFGPLAQKKGIVLPPYSQAIHNISILLSNSHPSLAPAVSVPPNVVDIAGYHIADHHTPLPKDLQDLMDNSKNGVVYFSMGSVVKASALPEQTRKDLIKILGALPCTVLWKFEEPLQGLPKNVHIRPWMPQPAILAHPNTKLFITHGGLLSTLEAIQAGVPLLAVPVFGDQPGNAVRAQRAGYALAVPFAPDMGDRLKVALDKMLSDNSYYKKAKELSRLFNNRPVSSAKLIAHYVELAIETKGALHLRSPTYQYAWYERYMLDQLAVVLISLYVAVKLVKYVLKRALNSIFGKPAKKEGKKVKKN from the exons ATGAAACTGATGATCATAGCAGCGCTGGCGCTGCTGTCGCCAGCACTAGGCTACAGGATCCTGGCCATATTCGCCGTGCCTTCCAAAAGCCACGACCATCTGGGGCAGGGCGTTGTGGGAGCCCTACTGAAAGCTGGCCATGAG GTGACATGGGCGACTCCGTACCCTAAGAAAGAGGCACAGAAGGGCCTCACATTAATCGACGTCAGTGAAACTACGGAGGTTATTGGAC ACGTTGACCCGCTGAAGATGCGGCACATGAGTATCGGCAGGTTGAGGGATTTCGGACGGAACATCTCCATCGCCGCCGCCTCCAACAAGGCGGTCCAGCAGGCGTTGATGGAAAAATATGATGCTGTGGTCACTGAGGTCTTTTTCTCCGATCTGCAGGCTGG CTTCGCAGCAGTCCTCCAAGTTCCTTGGATAGTGCTGAGCGGCACAGTCTTCCACGCTGGAGTGGAATCGATGGTGGCAGATATTGGCAGCAGCATGGCTCTGGTGCCTACCATGATGAGTGACTACCCGATACCTATGAATCTGTGGCAGCGTATGGCAAACACTGTTATAGTTGGGATGATGGCGGCCGGGCGTTt GTGGGACATATCAGTGAGCGAGAAGTACTATCTCGAGATCTTCGGGCCCCTCGCCCAGAAGAAGGGCATCGTCCTTCCCCCTTATTCCCAGGCCATCCACAATATCTCCATCCTGCTCTCCAACTCGCACCCATCCCTGGCGCCGGCGGTCAGTGTGCCTCCTAATGTGGTGGACATCGCTGGGTACCATATTGCTGATCACCACACGCCGCTACCCAAG GATCTCCAAGACCTGATGGACAACTCCAAGAACGGCGTCGTATACTTCAGCATGGGTTCCGTCGTCAAAGCATCAGCACTTCCGGAGCAGACCAGGAAGGACCTGATAAAGATCCTGGGAGCCCTGCCTTGCACGGTGCTGTGGAAGTTTGAGGAGCCTCTACAGGGGCTGCCGAAGAACGTCCATATAAGGCCGTGGATGCCGCAACCTGCTATATTAG CGCACCCAAACACCAAGCTCTTCATCACCCACGGCGGCCTCCTCAGCACCCTCGAAGCTATCCAAGCCGGAGTGCCTCTCCTGGCCGTGCCCGTGTTCGGCGACCAGCCCGGCAACGCCGTGAGAGCGCAGCGCGCCGGGTACGCGCTCGCCGTGCCCTTCGCGCCCGATATGGGGGATAGACTGAAGGTGGCGCTGGATAAGATGCTTTCAGACAATAG CTACTACAAGAAAGCTAAGGAACTATCACGGCTATTTAACAACCGGCCTGTGTCTTCCGCCAAGCTCATAGCGCACTACGTGGAGCTCGCCATTGAGACCAAAg GTGCACTACATCTACGCTCCCCCACGTACCAATACGCGTGGTACGAACGCTACATGCTCGACCAACTTGCCGTGGTCTTAATATCGCTGTATGTGGCCGTCAAATTGGTCAAATACGTCCTGAAGAGGGCGCTGAACTCAATATTTGGAAAGCCCGCTAAGAAGGAAGGAAAGAAAGTTAAGAAGAATTAA